The genomic region GACCAGCAGCCCGTCGACCGCGTCCAGCCGCTCCGCCAGCCCCGCGAGACCGCTGCCCGCGGTGCCCGCCGCCGAGTCGTCGCCGGGCCCGCCGGCGCCGCCGCGGCCGTTGTCGGTGACCTGGAGCATGAGCCGGTTCTCCACCTGCCAGACGTCCACCGTCGCCCGGGTCGCCCGGGAGTGCTTGCTGACGTTCTGGAGGAGCTCGGAGACCGTGAAGTAGGCGATGCCCTCGATGGCGGCGGCCGGCCGGTGCGGCAGGTCCACCTCGACCTGCACCGGCACCGTGCAGCGCGAGGCGATCGAGGAGAGTGCGGCGTCCAGGCCGCGGTCGGTCAGTACGGCCGGGTGGATGCCCCGGGCCAGGTCACGCAGTTCCTGAAGGGCGACCTTCACCTCGCCGTGCGCCTCGTCGACCATCCGCGCCGCCGCCTCCGGGTCCGCCGTCAGCTTCTCCTTGGCCAGGCCCAGGTCCATGGCGAGCGCGACCAGCCGGGCCTGCGCCCCGTCGTGCAGATCCCGTTCGATCCTGCGCAGGTCGGCCGCCGCGGTGTCCACGACCACCCCGCGGTCCGATTCGAGTTCCGTCACCCGGGTGTCCAGCCGCGACGGGCCGAGCAGCCCCACCACCAGCAGCCGGTCCACGGAGGCCAGCCCGCGGATCACC from Streptomyces sp. NBC_01267 harbors:
- a CDS encoding sensor histidine kinase, producing the protein MATDYGIRTRDHRVPAALRAPFEGRTWREFGYLLLSLPISIVMFSFGITMFSAGVGLVITFLGIPLLAVGLAACRGFGAMERARARALLRADVRDPAPVRGRTGGAMSWVGAVLKSGASWRHLVYSLVHFPWAVFAFVVSVTLWTTGWATLTYPLWQWIFPAYTHQGGIQLYGDGAHNVYLDNPLEIGLTSLTGLVFVLVTPWVIRGLASVDRLLVVGLLGPSRLDTRVTELESDRGVVVDTAAADLRRIERDLHDGAQARLVALAMDLGLAKEKLTADPEAAARMVDEAHGEVKVALQELRDLARGIHPAVLTDRGLDAALSSIASRCTVPVQVEVDLPHRPAAAIEGIAYFTVSELLQNVSKHSRATRATVDVWQVENRLMLQVTDNGRGGAGGPGDDSAAGTAGSGLAGLAERLDAVDGLLVVDSPVGGPTSITAELPWRG